The Zea mays cultivar B73 chromosome 7, Zm-B73-REFERENCE-NAM-5.0, whole genome shotgun sequence DNA segment ccaagcgagtgttaacactcccttcgaggctcgggggctactgtcggggaccataattaggggtaccctcaagactcctaattctcagctggtaacccccatcagcataaagctgcaaaggcctgatgggtgcgattaagtcagggatcagtccattcgagtgactcgatcacgcctcgcccgagcctagcctcagacaagggcagccgaccccagagggtttccgtctcgcccgaggcccccctccaacggcagacacatctccggctcgcccgaggccctgccttcgctaagaagcaaccctgactaaatcgccgcaccgaccgaccaagtcgcaggagcatttaatgcaaaggtggcctgacatctttatcctgacgcgcgccctccggcagagccgaagtgaccgccgtcacttcgccgctccactgactggtctaacagaaggacagcgccgcctgcgccactccgactatagtgccactcgacagagtgagactgacaggcagtcaggccctgccaaaggcaccataggaaactccgctccgcccgacccagggctcggactcgggctaagacccggaagacggcgaactctgctccgaccgacccagggttcggactcgggctcagccccagaagacaacgaacttcgctccgcccgaccccagggctcggactccgccctggcctctgccgacgacctccacctcgcccgacccaggggctcagactcggcctcggccatggaagacagactcgacctcggcttcggaggagcctccacatcgcccagcctagggcgcaggccagccacgtcaacgggaagcgccatcatcaccctaccccaagctgactcgggccacagggaacaagaccggtgtcccatctggccagctccgccagataggcaatgatggcgcctcgcacgctctgtgacgacggcggctctcagctctcttacggaagcaggtggacgtcagcaaggactcgaccgctccaacagttgtccctccgccaggcaccgtcgctcctctgacggccacgacatcacaccagcagggtgccaagatctctccggctgccacattggcatgtacttagggcgtcagctctcccccgctagacacgtagcactctgctacacccccattgtacacctggatcctctccttacgcctataaaaggaaggaccagggccctcctagagaaggttggccgcgcggggacgaggacgggacaggcgctctcttggggccgctcgcttccctctcccgcgtggacgcttgtaaccccctactgcaagcgcacccgacctaggcgcgggacgaacacgaaggccgcgagattcccacctctctcacgccggactccggccgcctcgctctctcccccctttgtgctcgcccacgcgctcgacccatctgggctggggcacgcggcactcactcgtcggcctgagggacccctggtctcgaaacgccgacaaagccCTTGATGATACAAGATATGACCATGGCATCATTATGTGGATAATACTTGAGTTGCAGGTCCACTTGAGATAAGATAATTGGGACGTGGGACCATTTGGATTTGATGTAGGGCCCCAGGACCCCAACATTATTGCACCCTTCTTTGAGCTTCCTTCCtatctcttgttgcttggtttgaaGCTTGATCCTCCCATAATGGGGAGAATAAGTTTCCTTAAGCTTGCCGACAAAGTACCGAAGCTTGTCATGGTCTCCATCAAGGTCGtgaattcaccggaggtgggcaccaatgttggtcacttgtttttgaCTCCTGAACAAAATCAGAAACAACGCAACACGAATGAATTAATCTTTTCCTCACCCTCCAATTAACTCTTTTTAAATAGGTTAATTAAAGGGAGAAGGTTAAAGATATATAGATAAGAGTTGAATCACAGATGAAGAAATTAAAAGACCAAAATGTTCTGGATAACTCATCTTGAAAACATTTTTATTATTCTTATTATTATTAAATAATGATTACAACCATACATTCGACTTTATAGAGAACAACGTAAAAGGCAAAAGGAGCAAATGCAAGCTTCGTAGGTAGAGCGACTCAATTCTCTCCCTCCTGAAAAACGTCGTCTCGTGCATGGCACTCTACCTCTATTTATAATGTTGAACTAGAGTACAATTTCGTACGAAATTGCATTTATGTCCTCAACCCTATACAAATAAACTACAAGATTAACTGAGGGTGTTGTCGTCTGTTTCTTCATAGTCGTGTTGAGCAAGCTTTGAAGTTTTCATTCTTTGTTTTTGTTGGCACATTTATACTGCAGAGCCGAACCTTTTTGCTTCGTCTTCGCTTGCACGTCACTCCTAAACGAAGGTAATCTTCACCAACCCCTCTGTTATACTTGAAACAAACTTTGGAACATTTGATAAACCAATGTTTTGATTTTGATGGCCTTAGATGAAAGCAGGCTGAACAAGTTCTACACAAGAAAAAAGGTAGAGCATGATTTTAGAAAAAAATGAAactagttttatatttttctaagCTAAAATAATTTTGATATTTATTCTAGAAAAAAATGCGTGGTTATTGTTTTAAAATAAAGGTGTTTCTATACTCGTTTATAGAGTGTAAGTGACCTCTGCAAGGTATCACGAAAATTCAATTTATCTTTCTCTGGCTGACTTATTAGCGCTACATAGGAGTGTTGGCCATGTAAGAAAAAAAAAACGTTATCAAAACGGCTCAGAGAGGTTAATTGAACGTTTCAACGGTTAGAGGAGTCTAAGAAAACGATTCTCTAATTGAGAAGTATAAATTAAATCAAACGGACTTTTTTCGGGAAGGCTTCGTAAGTCGGCGCTTGGTGTGACCGCAGATGGTGATATATTAGGTATCAGAGGTAGGACTAGAATTTATGGCAGACCAAAAAGATCACATGATAGCTATGACTTACTAGTTTGCTAAGTCCGTCGATCGTCGGGGACATGTCATATCGTTGCGACGAGCGAGATCTAGCTTGTCGGGCGGAGGTTATATCGTTGCGACGAGCGAGATCTAGCTTGTCGAGCGGATCAACGTCACAATGAAAACAGGACAAGGGACAGAGTTGGCGGTGTCGCATCGGGAATGGGTCGGCGACGAAAACAGGGTAGCGAGCAAACTGGTTTAGGTGATGTCGAAAAGATTAGGATCGGACTGGTAGATGCAAGGACTGGACTGAGAAGATCTGACAAGTAGGCTCATTACAGGGTTGTTCTAGGCCATGTTCTAAACCTATAAAGAAAATTGTTAACTGGTTTTAGCTAGGTTGGGGCATCTAATAACTAATACTTATTTGAGGAGTATAGCCAATAATTAGTTGATTCATTCTAAACCTTTCAGCTAATTTTAGtgactaactattagttttagaggTTTAGAACAAGACTTTATACCAGGGGCGAAGCCAGACAACGAAGTTATTGGGGTCACTTTCACTAGATAACAATATATTTGTATAGTATTTTCCAAATTTTATAGGGGTCAGCTGACCCCAACAAATGCCCCCGGCACCGCCCCTGCTTTATACTATCTAAAATTTTGATTTTTTTTTCTACGCTTAACACTAAATAATCATTAGATATAAAAAGATGCGCAAAATTGAGGGGTCATGACCCACTTTGCCTCCCTTTAGATCCGCCTCTAATTAGATCATCTTCAACAACTAATATTTCTGCTCCTAGTTTCTTTATATATTAGAATCCTTCTAAAAGTCTAAATCCCTAAAAAAACACCGAACTCTAACAGCTCCTTAAATATACCCAATTAGAAGAGCAGTCAGCCAATCAAAAACGACAGCACAAGCATCGGCCTCGCACGCACACATGTATCTGCAACACGGACGCGAGCACGCTCTAGAACGTGGGAGTGTGAAAAAAAAACTAGATAGAGGCAGCGGTGGCTCGACCCTAAATTTATATTGCTAGTCTCTAGTTTTGGGGCATCAAAAAAATTGGGAGCACATACATATTAGGAGCGGTTGAACTAGTATTTTTTCATCTTTTATGTCTAAACTATAGTTTTGGAAGTTAATTAGAAGATGTCGAAGATGCTCTTAATTTGCATGGGCTTAGATAGTCAGCACAAACTTTGTGCAAGTTGGGCCAGGCCCATAACGTGTTCGGAAGGCCGAAGTCGACACAATAACGGCACTGGACAGTGTATTCTGACGAGTGGCAGCTAGTAGATAGGCTGGTGGCCGCCGATGGAAACGGAAGCCACGTTCCTCCGGACTGAATATTTTGAGTTTCTATAGACACGTCACTGGTGCTCCGGGACACGCGGAAGCGGAAGCGAAGCAGGCCAAGTCCGGCGAGCTGACTTCACCCCTAGTTGTAGCTGTACTATGCCTCTATCTGTGTGGAACTGCTGTATGGATGATTGTCTCTGTCTTTGACAGCTGGCCCGGTCCCTAAAATCCATCGAAATCCTCCGATTTCCGAAGACGAGACGGATATGCGGTGTGCCAATGTCAAATCTCTGATAGCATTGGTCAATTGACTCGTCCTGAATGCCTCCTCCTAACCTTTGGATCAACAATGGAGGGCGGGGAACGCACGCGTTGCAATTGCAATTGCAACATCCGAACGCGTCGGCGAGCTAGGCGAGCAGATGAACCCCGGTCACTGTTCCCAACATCTCCATCGACGAACATTTCCACGAAAATCTCGCTGCTCTCGCGAAAAAAGGACGCCACCCGCCCTTGCTTGCTCTCCAGTTTGCACCCTGGAGGCAGGTGCAGGGGCGCTCCTCGCCAGCGGGCAGTCAACCGCCCGCGTCGGCCATGGCGGAGGCGGGGAGGCGGACGCTTGCGCTGGTGAACCTGGCGGCCATCATGGAGcgcgccgacgaggcgctgctgcCCGCGGTGTACCGGGAGGTGGGCGCAGCGCTGGGCGCCACGCCCGTGGCACTCGGCGCGCTCACGCTCTACCGCTCAGCCGTGCAGGCCGCCTGCTACCCGCTGGCCGCCTACGCCGCCGTGCGCTACAACCGCGCCCACGTAGTCGCCGTTGGGGCCGTTCTCTGGGCCGCCGCCACCTTCCTCGTCGCCGTCTCAGACACCTTTGCCCAGGTCCGTTCCCTAGAAAATCCCTGCTTTATCCGGCGGCGtgttttcttttttctcttttggCGTGGGATCTCTTGCCACGAATTTGGTAGGCCACCAGTCCAATTGTGCTCAGCTTTGGATCTGATCATAGAACTATGGTGCGGATTCCAGCGGTATATGCTTCGGTTCACTGCTTTGGTTCATCCGCCGAATAATTCTGTGCTTTGTGCTTTCGCTGTCCAGGATTTACTGGCCAAAAAGATAACGAAGGTTCACTTTAGTTCCCGGTGCGGCTTTGTGCATTACCTTTGAGATGCTATAGCAAACCAAGTTTAGATCAAGATCACCGAAGAAAAAAGTCAACACGGTTTTTTTTTTGCTGTTATTTTTCCGGAGGAGTCAGAATTATTACTTAAAttcagttaaaatttgcaagtaaTGCATTCAATGTGGCTTTATCGAAACATACGAGGAAAGTATAACTGCCATATTCATGGCTGTTAATGGTTGATTTATGTACATAATTATCTGATAACCATGAAATTGGTGTTTTCCTTTTTAAAAAAATGTGTTTTATTTCTTCTCATTTCAAGTTTTGAAGTGGCAACTTTCTCTGTATTTTTCTCCTGGATATAAAACTGTTTTAACTTTCGACCTGTTGTACTCTAATCTGGTTGAATCTCCACGAAATGTCATTGTTCACAACCAAAATTGATTTTGAAGTTCGAAAAAACCTTGAATTTAGTTTGCTTGACATTTTACCGCATCAATTTGCACGCGGTGAAATTTAACTTAAAATAAAGTTTCTATTAGCCCTCAACAGAACAACAGTTCTTTTTTGTATATCTGAGTAAAAGAGTAAAAGATGAGAAGATGTGTGCATGAAAAATGCCTTTTTTTTTAGCAGGTAGCGATAGCTAGATGTTTGAATGGTATTGGCCTAGCACTTGTCACCCCGGCGATCCAATCTCTGGTGGCAGATTGCTCTGATGACAACACTCGAGGCGCCGCATTTGGATGGCTTCAACTTACGGGAAACATTGGTTCAATTATTGGTGGTTTGTTTTCCCTGATGCTTGCACCCACCACAGTCATGGGTATTGCCGGCTGGCGTGTTGCATTTCACATTGTTGCTGTTATAAGCGTTGTAGTCGGTGTGTTGGTTGGCCTATTTGCAGTGGACCCTCATTTCCTCCATGTTGAAAGTGGCGAGCAGCTGTTACGCAAGTCTGCATGGGCAGAGATGAAGGATTTGGTGAGAGAAGCCAAGGCTGTTGTGAAGATCTCATCGTTTCAGATCATTGTGGCTCAGGGTGTCACAGGCTCGTTTCCATGGTCTGCCCTGGCCTTTGCCCCAATGTGGCTGGAGTTGATGGGGTTTACGCACAACAGAACTGGGCTCCTGATGGTAACATTTGCATTGGCAAGCTCACTTGGAGGGCTGTTAGGTGGAAAGATGGGGGATCACTTTGCTACTCGCTTCCCGAATTCCGGCCGAATAGTCCTGTCGCAGATAAGCTCAGCTTCTGCTATTCCGTTGGCTGCTCTGTTGCTTTTGGGGCTCCCTGATAACTCTTCTGGTTCCTTGCATGGACTTGTCATGTTTATCATGGGTCTGAGCATCTCCTGGAATGGTCCTGCAACTAACAAGCAAGTATATTTTCACCTTTTATTTGTTTCATTCGTTTCTGCATTAGTACTTCACTGATCAGGGCATAAAATGTATTTTATGACATGCAAGAGTAGCTCTATGAAATTCTTGAGTGCTGGCAATAATGATTCTATCTAATGTGCAGCCCGATATTTGCTGAGATTGTACCTGAGAGGTCAAGGACAAGCATCTATGCATTGGACCGTTCTTTAGAGTCAGTTCTAGCTTCATTCGCTCCACCAGTTGTTGGGTTTCTAGCCGAGCATGTCTATGGGTACAATCCCGTCCCCTACGGAGCTGCAGATAACAATGTTGGCAGGGATAAATCAAATGCTGGCGCCCTAGCCAAAGCTCTGTACACGTCGATCGCCATCCCTATGCTGCTGTGCTGCTTCATCTACTCCCTGTTGTACCGGACGTACCCACGAGACAGGGAGAGGGCAAGGATGGACTCTCTGATCACTCCAGAGCTCCAGCAGATTGAACTGGAAAGATGTCATGGGCAAGCGGATTATTATTCTGGAAGGAAGGACAAGGACGGCTCTACTGTCTTCGATATGGATTACAGAGGAATCGACGCCTATGATGACGAGAAGGGATTAATCGATCAGCAGGCTAAGCAGAGCGGCAATGTCAAGTGGCACAGGAGTCATTCACAGAATTTGTGACGTTTTTGCCAAAGTATCAGTGCTCTCGGATCTGTACAGAAAACGTGAGTGAGAGTGAGTTACCTCTCGAAGGACGATTACATAGGGTTGTTTAGATAGACTCAGAAGCATCAGAACAATTCGGTTATGTTcagcattatatatatatatatatatatataataatagtATAAGACTTTTGGAGGAATATGGAGGTGAATATATATTTGTATTTGATCAGACCGACGAGGCTACTATACAAATTATGTAATCAGTAAAACAAAAATATAAACTGCCcgtctagctcagttggtagagcgcaaggctcttaaccttgtggtcgtgggttcgagccccacggtGGGCGTTATTTTTGTTCACTGTGTGCTCTTCAATCAATGATCAGAGTTTATATATATTTTGCCAAACGGCCAGAAAGCCCGACACTAATCAGACAACCAACAATGGGTCCGTTTCTGGTCACCAAACTTTTGCTTCTCAGTCTGATTTTGTCGTAATGTAACTATATTATGTGAAAATCGGCTAAATTAACATAAATGTATAATCCATCGAATCGTCATGATAAGAGGAATTCGCTGCTTTCTAAACTCTAAACCTTACGGACCTCTTTATGTTACTTTGCACGTAAGTTCCATAACATCTATTCTCGTGACAACTAAATTATACACGAATCTAGGTTCTTAGAAAAACTCTTCAGAAAAAATTACCATATAGGCCTATAGAGTAGGCTTATAGTGAATGATTATGAGACAACTGGAACGGCACGATGAACAAAACAAACTATAGTGAATGGTCATTATCAGGGTATACCTTTTCGTTTTAACTTATTTTTTTGTAAGGCGTGGAAAAAAATCCAACAAATTTCGTTGAATTTCGCTATTTCTGATCGAGATGGTATTTCAAACTTTCTGAAAACAAATTTCGTTTTTCTCAGTCGGAAAATGCTGTTTCTCGGTGAAGTTTCTTGTTTGTGGACCAAAAAGAACCGAGTAGGTGTGAAAACATTAAGATTTTTTTCTTGAACACGCAGGTGAGCtacgtatcattatattaaaaaAAGAAATAAGGCCCGAAAATGAACCAAAATAAAAGTTACATGGATCTATCATGGAGGCAAGTACACAAAAAACCAGAAGAGATTCATAAAAGAAACTAAACCAAGGCACATGGGGCCATAGAGGCCACAGCGCACTCAGACTGGACGCTCCAGCTAGACGCCAGGCTGCAGCCTCATCTctaaggctatccgcaaccgttacctctaaatttttccccctatatcacttttcccccctattttcccccctattttttcatctcccgcagcggttccccctaaatactccccctataccccactaccactataaaatatcattttctataccaactatcaattttttatctactaacaattactcgtggacccacagcacagtgtttagggtgatgaacagtgacacgctagatctggggggagagagaaggggaccgacacgtagggggcgctgtagggggcaccgctgcggccatagggtgccccctacagccgacatgcaaggggagggggcgcGGTAGCGTTCACCGTTGCGCTCAGTCTAACGACTTGCAATACCTTAGCAATACTAGGATTAGATCCCTCAAACGCACACACATTGCGATGCTTCCACAGATACCATGAGACTAGCATTGCCACTAAGTTGAAACATTTCCTGTCACTTCTTGGGACCAGGGATAAAGCCGAGCACCACCATTCCTACAGACCTAGATCATCTGGCCCAGGAACACAACACCGAAGGCCGACAAAGGAGAGGGTTATGAACCAGACCTCCCTAGTGAACACACATGTGACAAACAAGTGGTTCACATTTTCGTTATGTTGATCACACATCAGGCAATGTTCCGGATGAGACGTTCTGGGTGAGGCAGTGAAGTGTCCCCATTGTTTAGGACTCAAATGTAATACAATTACTAGTCATAGGAAGGTAGTAATCACATTTATTGCATCAGACAGAACATAGTCTTATAAATAAATATTACAATATCAAAAGCAAGTTCTAGGAAGCTTAAAAATAGCGGAGCGGGAACCAGCTCTAGCCACGGTGTAGACGCAACCCTCCTCTAGTCGAACAAAACAGTAATGAAGTGCAATATTTCTGGGACTCGTTGGAGATCAAATTTTATTTAATTTTATGCAACTCTCTTCTTTTATATGTTTTTTCTTGTTAGACATTTTTATTTATAAATTTAATTTTGTGCAGCTCTCCTATTTCATATGTTTTTTCTATTAACAGtgcaactccaatagttctctaaaacgCTTTttaaatcaataatttaggtttttaatataaaaactcctctacaacagttctctaaatgaacttactAGATTTAGCAACTTCTTATCTAACTTTATTTCCTCTCTATATTAGGCAACTATTTAGCTACTCTCTAAACAAAAACGTTGATAGCATAATGTAGTTAATGAAGGTGATTGTTGACATTTGTGACTTTTTGTTTATGTGGATAGATACCAAACAAAACTataacctatatttagagaattATTAGAGAAATCACAATTTTTTACTTTCAAAGTTATTTATTaacttcttaaatctgtgatttagagagctaaaatttacacaactattggagttgctcttagataCTTTTTTAAAAAGTTCCTCACTGATAATAATGTATGAGAAGTTTTTACTAAAAAAGACTGAACGGTGTTACTGAACTAAGCCACGGATTAGAAGTCTTTTTTAGATGAAACGTCTCACGTCTATTCTTCTCCCCAACGGACGCCGGTCTCTTCGAACCTGACCAGTGACCATAGGGACTCACTGCGGCAGCAGCTTCCTCTCGCCATTGTCTTCGTCCTCGGATCCAAATCCTTCATCgccataatcccctctatttCGCGCCGCCTCAGCCCGCGCCATCTCCCTGTCCCTGGGGTAGGTGCAGTACAAGAACGAGTAGATGGCGCAGCACATTGCCATGGGGATGGCAATGGAGGTGTATATCGCCCTGGCGAGGGACGTCGCGTTGTGCCGCTCCATCTGGAAGTCGATAGCCGTGCGCTCGTCTACGCCGCCGCCACTTGCAGATCGGGCTAGCTTGTAACCGTAAAGGCGCTCCGCGAGGAGGCCGACCACCGGGGGCGCGAACGAGGCCAGCACTGCCTCAAACGTCCGGTCCAGCGCGAACACGGTCGTCATTGCCCTCGGCGGGACGATCTCCGCGAGTATCGGGCTGTTTGTAGCTGTGCCGTTCCAGGAGGCCATGATCCCCAAAATGAACAGCGCGGCACCATGCTTGAGCGTGGAGGACGGGTCGTTGGGGAGCGCGAGGAGGAGGATGCCGGAGAGGGGAATCGCGGAAGCAGAGCTGATCTGCGAGAGGACGATGCGGCCCGAGTTCTTGAACCGCCGGGCGAGGACGTCCCCCACCTTGCCACCGAAGAGAGCTCCCAGCGACGTGGCGACCTTGAACAGCGTCATGAGCGCTGCCGTCTCGCCGTGGGAAAACCCCACCAGCTCCAGCCACATCGCCGTGAACAACAGCGCCGACCAGGGGAACGACCCGGTTAGGCCCTGCGCGATGATGACCTGGAACGACGGGATCCGCATCACGGCCTTGGCCTCCCTGACGAACTCCTGCACTTCCTGCCTCACTGGCTTGGAAGTGGCCGGGCTCACCACCACGCGGCCTCTTGCTGCGCCGTCGCTCGCGGCGAACGCGCGAATGGACACGCCGACCGCGGCCCCCAAGACGCCAAGCAAGAGGAAGGCGAGCCGCCAGCCCGGTAGCCCCAGGAATGAGGTCGGCGCCATGAGCAGGCCGAGGGAGGTGCCAGCCACGGTGCCGGCCTTGCCAGCCACGGCGAGCCACCCGAATGCCATGCCCCTGCTGGCGCCGTCCACGGAATCGGCAACGAAGGCGTAGATCGCGGGGATCTGCAGCGCCAGCCCGACACCGTTCAAAGCCGCCGTCACCGCCATCTGCACTCCTCCCAAGACATCTCAGTTTTGGCGGAGGCAAGATGGAAGCGATGAGGAAGCTGGTGGCAAGGCAAGCCGGCAG contains these protein-coding regions:
- the LOC100285582 gene encoding carbohydrate transporter/ sugar porter/ transporter isoform 1 (isoform 1 is encoded by transcript variant 1) encodes the protein MAEAGRRTLALVNLAAIMERADEALLPAVYREVGAALGATPVALGALTLYRSAVQAACYPLAAYAAVRYNRAHVVAVGAVLWAAATFLVAVSDTFAQQVAIARCLNGIGLALVTPAIQSLVADCSDDNTRGAAFGWLQLTGNIGSIIGGLFSLMLAPTTVMGIAGWRVAFHIVAVISVVVGVLVGLFAVDPHFLHVESGEQLLRKSAWAEMKDLVREAKAVVKISSFQIIVAQGVTGSFPWSALAFAPMWLELMGFTHNRTGLLMVTFALASSLGGLLGGKMGDHFATRFPNSGRIVLSQISSASAIPLAALLLLGLPDNSSGSLHGLVMFIMGLSISWNGPATNNPIFAEIVPERSRTSIYALDRSLESVLASFAPPVVGFLAEHVYGYNPVPYGAADNNVGRDKSNAGALAKALYTSIAIPMLLCCFIYSLLYRTYPRDRERARMDSLITPELQQIELERCHGQADYYSGRKDKDGSTVFDMDYRGIDAYDDEKGLIDQQAKQSGNVKWHRSHSQNL
- the LOC103632659 gene encoding uncharacterized protein, yielding MAEQQGWRQRRSRRTTLLLAFAALAMERADAALLPAVYREIGTALQASPTALGSIALSRSVVQTACYPLAAYLAARHDRVTVIALGAFVWAVATFLIGFSTTFPQMAVTAALNGVGLALQIPAIYAFVADSVDGASRGMAFGWLAVAGKAGTVAGTSLGLLMAPTSFLGLPGWRLAFLLLGVLGAAVGVSIRAFAASDGAARGRVVVSPATSKPVRQEVQEFVREAKAVMRIPSFQVIIAQGLTGSFPWSALLFTAMWLELVGFSHGETAALMTLFKVATSLGALFGGKVGDVLARRFKNSGRIVLSQISSASAIPLSGILLLALPNDPSSTLKHGAALFILGIMASWNGTATNSPILAEIVPPRAMTTVFALDRTFEAVLASFAPPVVGLLAERLYGYKLARSASGGGVDERTAIDFQMERHNATSLARAIYTSIAIPMAMCCAIYSFLYCTYPRDREMARAEAARNRGDYGDEGFGSEDEDNGERKLLPQ
- the LOC100285582 gene encoding carbohydrate transporter/ sugar porter/ transporter isoform 3 (isoform 3 is encoded by transcript variant 3), with the translated sequence MAEAGRRTLALVNLAAIMERADEALLPAVYREVGAALGATPVALGALTLYRSAVQAACYPLAAYAAVRYNRAHVVAVGAVLWAAATFLVAVSDTFAQQVAIARCLNGIGLALVTPAIQSLVADCSDDNTRGAAFGWLQLTGNIGSIIGGLFSLMLAPTTVMGIAGWRVAFHIVAVISVVVGVLVGLFAVDPHFLHVESGEQLLRKSAWAEMKDLVREAKAVVKISSFQIIVAQGVTGSFPWSALAFAPMWLELMGFTHNRTGLLMVTFALASSLGGLLGGKMGDHFATRFPNSGRIVLSQISSASAIPLAALLLLGLPDNSSGSLHGLVMFIMGLSISWNGPATNKQPDIC
- the LOC100285582 gene encoding carbohydrate transporter/ sugar porter/ transporter isoform 4 (isoform 4 is encoded by transcript variant 4), encoding MAEAGRRTLALVNLAAIMERADEALLPAVYREVGAALGATPVALGALTLYRSAVQAACYPLAAYAAVRYNRAHVVAVGAVLWAAATFLVAVSDTFAQVAIARCLNGIGLALVTPAIQSLVADCSDDNTRGAAFGWLQLTGNIGSIIGGLFSLMLAPTTVMGIAGWRVAFHIVAVISVVVGVLVGLFAVDPHFLHVESGEQLLRKSAWAEMKDLVREAKAVVKISSFQIIVAQGVTGSFPWSALAFAPMWLELMGFTHNRTGLLMVTFALASSLGGLLGGKMGDHFATRFPNSGRIVLSQISSASAIPLAALLLLGLPDNSSGSLHGLVMFIMGLSISWNGPATNKQPDIC
- the LOC100285582 gene encoding carbohydrate transporter/ sugar porter/ transporter isoform 2 (isoform 2 is encoded by transcript variant 2), producing MAEAGRRTLALVNLAAIMERADEALLPAVYREVGAALGATPVALGALTLYRSAVQAACYPLAAYAAVRYNRAHVVAVGAVLWAAATFLVAVSDTFAQVAIARCLNGIGLALVTPAIQSLVADCSDDNTRGAAFGWLQLTGNIGSIIGGLFSLMLAPTTVMGIAGWRVAFHIVAVISVVVGVLVGLFAVDPHFLHVESGEQLLRKSAWAEMKDLVREAKAVVKISSFQIIVAQGVTGSFPWSALAFAPMWLELMGFTHNRTGLLMVTFALASSLGGLLGGKMGDHFATRFPNSGRIVLSQISSASAIPLAALLLLGLPDNSSGSLHGLVMFIMGLSISWNGPATNNPIFAEIVPERSRTSIYALDRSLESVLASFAPPVVGFLAEHVYGYNPVPYGAADNNVGRDKSNAGALAKALYTSIAIPMLLCCFIYSLLYRTYPRDRERARMDSLITPELQQIELERCHGQADYYSGRKDKDGSTVFDMDYRGIDAYDDEKGLIDQQAKQSGNVKWHRSHSQNL